From the genome of Turicibacter faecis, one region includes:
- a CDS encoding Mor transcription activator family protein, with product MKGKAQDYNGIYSDMVEVLGEEMTHKIYQYYRGQQVSFPMRLYSKTYTEKYLKQHYNGKNLRDLARTLGYSERWIKQLIDQFGIESKET from the coding sequence ATGAAAGGTAAGGCACAGGACTATAACGGAATCTATAGTGACATGGTAGAGGTATTAGGCGAGGAAATGACTCATAAGATTTATCAGTATTATAGGGGACAACAGGTGTCTTTCCCAATGAGATTATATAGTAAAACATACACCGAGAAGTATTTAAAACAACATTATAATGGAAAGAATTTAAGAGATTTAGCGAGAACATTAGGGTATTCTGAACGTTGGATTAAGCAATTAATTGATCAGTTTGGAATCGAATCGAAAGAGACCTAA
- the tnpB gene encoding IS66 family insertion sequence element accessory protein TnpB (TnpB, as the term is used for proteins encoded by IS66 family insertion elements, is considered an accessory protein, since TnpC, encoded by a neighboring gene, is a DDE family transposase.) — translation MLVDFTHVKNIFVVCGRTDMRCGIDRLAGIITDKYNLDLFDDALFLFCGLKKDRFKALYWDTDGFILLYKRLENGNLQWPRNQEEVKKLTSQELRWLLEGLSIQQPKAIKPARKGCIN, via the coding sequence ATGTTAGTTGATTTCACTCATGTTAAAAATATTTTTGTCGTTTGTGGTCGGACGGATATGCGTTGTGGGATTGATCGTCTCGCGGGAATTATTACGGATAAATATAATTTAGATTTATTTGATGATGCCTTATTTCTTTTCTGTGGTCTAAAAAAGGATCGATTTAAAGCACTTTATTGGGATACGGATGGCTTTATCCTCTTATATAAAAGGCTAGAGAATGGGAACCTTCAATGGCCACGAAACCAAGAAGAAGTCAAAAAGTTAACGAGTCAGGAGCTTCGCTGGTTACTTGAGGGACTCTCTATCCAACAGCCTAAAGCTATCAAACCCGCCCGCAAAGGATGCATTAATTAA
- a CDS encoding glucosaminidase domain-containing protein: MKKSFVSVLFIPILVLSYFGFFSGENFNHSLKREQLDLPFIINYVDEQGGDQFQLNWQELIALIAVDDTKDLSQISATDLEEVGSYFIQDGVLQSFEQVLDSRAYSETEREKAYEHLNMLADYGYVPHKLKSDSFEMMFINSLKEGAIENYRLYGILPSITIAQAILESNFGQSELSLQANNLFGIKVGVNWDGEAITVATTEGYNTEVMDTFRSYGSFKESLIDHGEFLVNNPRYKNHGVFEAKTYRSQAQALEDAGYSTVMDEQGNKIYAQRIGELIRQYNLQLIDHSLHVSEN; the protein is encoded by the coding sequence ATGAAGAAAAGTTTTGTATCAGTCCTTTTTATTCCAATATTGGTGCTTAGTTATTTTGGTTTTTTTTCAGGGGAAAATTTTAATCATTCATTAAAAAGGGAACAATTAGACCTTCCCTTTATTATTAATTATGTCGATGAGCAAGGGGGAGACCAGTTTCAATTAAATTGGCAGGAGCTTATCGCTTTAATTGCCGTCGATGATACGAAAGACTTATCGCAAATTTCCGCTACAGATTTAGAAGAGGTAGGTTCTTATTTTATTCAAGATGGCGTTTTACAGTCTTTTGAGCAAGTTTTAGACTCAAGGGCATATAGCGAAACTGAAAGGGAGAAAGCCTATGAACATTTAAATATGCTTGCCGATTATGGGTATGTTCCTCATAAATTAAAATCAGATTCATTTGAAATGATGTTTATTAACTCTTTAAAGGAAGGTGCCATTGAAAACTATCGACTTTATGGAATATTACCGTCGATTACAATTGCGCAAGCTATTTTAGAATCTAACTTTGGCCAATCAGAATTATCTTTACAAGCTAATAACTTGTTTGGAATTAAAGTTGGAGTTAACTGGGATGGCGAGGCGATCACGGTTGCAACAACAGAGGGGTATAATACTGAAGTGATGGATACTTTTCGAAGTTATGGATCATTCAAAGAATCTCTTATTGACCATGGCGAATTTTTAGTTAACAATCCAAGATATAAAAATCACGGTGTCTTTGAGGCTAAAACCTATCGCTCCCAAGCACAGGCTTTAGAGGATGCTGGGTATAGTACGGTCATGGATGAACAGGGAAATAAAATATACGCCCAAAGAATTGGTGAATTAATTCGGCAATATAATTTGCAGTTAATTGATCATTCATTACATGTAAGTGAGAACTGA
- a CDS encoding helix-turn-helix domain-containing protein: MSKKVIVNLNELLQQEGLSLRELSRLTDIRHAALSELANQKRKNINFNHIERIAE; encoded by the coding sequence ATGTCTAAAAAAGTTATTGTGAATCTTAATGAACTACTTCAGCAAGAAGGTTTATCATTAAGAGAGTTATCTCGACTAACTGATATCCGTCATGCTGCTTTGAGTGAACTAGCTAATCAAAAGAGAAAAAACATTAATTTTAATCATATTGAGAGGATTGCAGAGTAA
- the tnpC gene encoding IS66 family transposase, whose amino-acid sequence MNTFESKLIEENQKLLKKLDQQAQLLAQKEEKINKLQLKMMEQTDKIDTLIEQVEFLSKKLFGSSSEKTKVDPGQLTLFGDPVLEEPLTKDEPTEEITYRRRKTSGRKAELTKDLPIEEVHCELHGEDCTCDHCGHAMKPMGKKVVREEVCFVPARLYKKVYISHAYECDCHDPNLEAKSIRCAEVPKGPIQRSLAGPTTLAWLFHQKFELGLPTYRQEKEWSSYGLEVSRKTLSNWIIRASFDWLEPLYKLFLDKLRQQEVLHADETYYQILNRSDGKPATSEARIWLIRTIKDVSHPIVFYHADLTRAKSVILELLRSFKGWLHCDGYIAYKDLPNVTTVGCWAHARRKFQEVSTEHGKAKQAVHFCNQIFRLERELIHLSPEERQIQRESKIRPIIESFYQFIEGIRTVKGKLQTAIVYAQNQRRALTEFLSNGRLEISNNLAEQAIRPVVVGRKNYLFSTSVKGAQANAMAYTLIETAKANGLNVYRYLTYLFEKLPNCEFLVNPQLLGDFLPWSKIIQENCK is encoded by the coding sequence TTGAACACGTTTGAATCAAAACTAATCGAAGAAAATCAGAAACTATTAAAGAAACTGGATCAACAAGCTCAACTACTCGCCCAAAAAGAGGAAAAAATTAATAAGCTCCAATTAAAAATGATGGAGCAGACCGACAAAATTGATACGCTTATTGAACAGGTTGAGTTTCTTTCAAAAAAGCTTTTTGGATCCTCAAGCGAGAAAACTAAGGTTGATCCAGGTCAGCTTACCCTTTTTGGGGATCCTGTATTAGAAGAACCTCTGACAAAGGATGAACCGACAGAGGAAATTACGTATCGCCGTCGTAAGACATCTGGTCGTAAAGCAGAATTAACGAAAGATTTACCTATTGAAGAAGTTCATTGTGAACTTCATGGAGAGGATTGTACATGTGACCATTGCGGTCATGCCATGAAACCAATGGGGAAAAAGGTTGTTCGTGAAGAAGTCTGTTTTGTACCTGCACGATTATATAAGAAAGTTTATATTTCACATGCCTACGAATGTGATTGTCATGATCCTAATCTTGAAGCTAAATCCATTCGTTGTGCCGAGGTTCCTAAGGGACCTATCCAACGTAGCTTAGCAGGACCAACAACATTGGCTTGGCTTTTTCATCAAAAATTTGAACTCGGATTACCAACTTATCGCCAAGAGAAAGAATGGTCGTCTTATGGATTAGAAGTAAGTCGGAAAACTCTCTCTAATTGGATTATCCGTGCCTCTTTTGATTGGCTAGAACCTTTATATAAACTATTTCTAGATAAATTACGCCAACAAGAGGTCCTACATGCGGATGAAACATATTATCAGATTTTAAATCGTTCGGATGGAAAACCTGCTACATCAGAGGCTCGAATTTGGTTGATTCGTACCATCAAAGATGTGTCCCATCCCATTGTTTTTTATCACGCCGATTTAACACGCGCGAAGTCTGTTATTTTAGAACTACTTCGGTCGTTTAAAGGATGGCTTCATTGTGATGGCTATATAGCTTACAAAGATTTGCCAAATGTGACCACCGTGGGGTGTTGGGCACATGCACGCCGGAAATTTCAAGAGGTTTCAACGGAACATGGGAAAGCCAAACAAGCCGTTCACTTCTGTAATCAAATCTTTCGGTTAGAACGAGAGTTGATACACCTTTCCCCTGAGGAACGTCAAATCCAAAGAGAATCAAAAATTCGGCCAATCATTGAATCCTTTTATCAATTTATTGAAGGGATTCGTACGGTTAAAGGTAAGTTACAAACAGCGATTGTTTATGCCCAGAACCAAAGACGAGCACTCACAGAATTCTTGTCAAATGGACGTTTAGAGATCTCTAATAATTTAGCCGAACAAGCTATTAGACCCGTTGTCGTTGGACGTAAGAATTACCTCTTTTCAACGAGTGTCAAAGGGGCCCAAGCAAACGCCATGGCATATACCTTAATTGAAACAGCCAAAGCCAACGGATTAAATGTCTATCGTTATTTAACCTACCTTTTTGAAAAACTTCCAAATTGCGAATTCTTAGTAAATCCACAGCTATTGGGGGACTTTTTACCCTGGTCAAAAATAATTCAAGAAAATTGTAAATAA
- a CDS encoding chromate transporter — translation MEKKTLDSKILWELFRSTFILSASTFGGGFVIVSLMKKKFVEELGWLEESEMLDITAIAQSSPGPIPINASVILGYRMQGIIGSLVAILGTSIPPIFIISVISLFYKQFRESTVIATALMVMRAGVAAVICDVVIKLAQNIIKTKSVLYTSLMFITFIMTYVFGISAMTVIFLCLGIGFVTLFMEIVKSKQQVVKEG, via the coding sequence ATGGAAAAGAAAACATTAGATTCAAAGATTTTATGGGAGTTATTTAGGTCCACTTTTATTTTAAGTGCTTCGACTTTTGGGGGTGGATTCGTTATTGTTTCTCTGATGAAAAAGAAATTTGTAGAAGAACTAGGATGGTTAGAGGAAAGTGAAATGCTTGATATTACGGCTATTGCGCAATCTTCTCCAGGACCTATCCCAATCAATGCATCAGTTATTCTAGGTTATCGTATGCAAGGGATTATCGGATCATTAGTCGCGATTTTAGGGACATCAATTCCTCCTATTTTTATTATTTCGGTCATCTCTTTATTTTATAAGCAATTTAGAGAAAGTACAGTGATTGCGACTGCCCTTATGGTTATGCGTGCTGGGGTTGCCGCTGTTATTTGTGATGTTGTCATTAAACTTGCACAAAATATCATTAAAACAAAAAGTGTTCTTTATACATCGCTCATGTTTATTACTTTCATCATGACATATGTTTTTGGCATTAGTGCTATGACAGTTATCTTCCTATGCCTAGGCATCGGTTTTGTTACTTTATTTATGGAAATTGTGAAATCAAAACAGCAAGTGGTAAAGGAGGGCTAA
- a CDS encoding HTH-like domain-containing protein — protein sequence MEELRLGKALRELYNQAAQAQDRVIMLYLFGVKHGKMIVEKQLSLSYILCYAQLPESYRSEIEKGIKLGQYVKAIER from the coding sequence GTGGAGGAGTTGCGATTAGGAAAAGCCTTAAGAGAGTTATACAATCAGGCTGCGCAGGCACAAGATCGCGTTATTATGTTATATTTATTTGGGGTTAAACACGGAAAGATGATTGTAGAGAAGCAATTATCCCTTAGTTATATTTTATGTTATGCGCAATTGCCGGAGTCGTATAGGAGTGAGATTGAAAAAGGGATTAAATTGGGTCAATACGTGAAAGCCATAGAGAGATAA
- a CDS encoding LysR family transcriptional regulator, which produces MSIRHLRIFITVASLQNMSAAAEQLFITQPSVSQAIKELEQYYGVRLFERLSKKLYLTQSGEALLKYATHLIQSFDEMETMMKNKSDVISLRIGASITVGGSLINRILNEFNEQHPKIKTQVMIRNTRKIERLLLSSKLDVALVEGKVSSKDLISKSVYEDQLILVVGKQHPFYGCDKLSIYDLQGQDIIAREEGSGTKIIFDNILKEYRVDVFERWSSSDTLSIKQAAIQSRGIAILSSLVVEEDLKKGTLHKIALEEVSLSREIYVVYHKNKFLSDSLKYFLDCLH; this is translated from the coding sequence ATGAGTATTCGTCATTTACGTATTTTTATTACGGTCGCATCACTACAAAATATGAGTGCAGCAGCCGAACAACTTTTTATTACCCAACCGTCGGTTAGTCAGGCTATTAAAGAGTTAGAACAATATTATGGTGTAAGATTGTTCGAACGTTTGTCAAAAAAATTGTATCTCACGCAAAGTGGAGAGGCCCTATTAAAGTACGCGACGCACCTTATTCAATCATTTGATGAAATGGAAACGATGATGAAAAATAAGTCGGATGTTATTTCTTTACGAATTGGTGCCTCTATTACTGTCGGGGGGTCATTAATAAACCGTATTTTAAATGAGTTTAACGAGCAGCATCCGAAGATTAAAACACAGGTTATGATTCGTAATACAAGAAAGATTGAAAGACTTTTATTATCGAGTAAGTTAGATGTTGCCTTAGTTGAAGGAAAGGTATCGAGTAAAGATTTAATCTCTAAATCGGTCTATGAAGATCAATTAATTTTGGTTGTTGGAAAGCAACATCCTTTTTACGGATGTGATAAATTAAGCATCTACGATCTCCAAGGGCAAGATATTATTGCCCGCGAAGAGGGAAGTGGGACGAAGATTATTTTTGATAATATCTTAAAGGAATATCGAGTTGATGTTTTTGAAAGATGGAGTAGCTCCGATACATTATCTATAAAACAGGCAGCGATTCAATCACGGGGGATTGCAATTTTATCGAGTTTAGTTGTCGAAGAAGATTTAAAAAAAGGCACACTACATAAGATTGCCCTTGAAGAAGTTTCATTATCAAGAGAAATTTATGTTGTGTACCATAAAAATAAATTTTTATCAGATTCATTAAAGTATTTTTTAGACTGTCTGCATTAA
- a CDS encoding chromate transporter — protein MSIIWSLFLSFIQVGLFSVGGGYAALPLIQNQIVNIRELMTLAEFADLVTIAEMTPGPISINAATFVGTKLSGLPGALICTIGVIIPSFIICLTLAHFYYKYRNFSGVQTILASLRPAVVALISSAGLSILTLAIFQAEKQDIVLSNFRIVEFLLFVVGLVAIRKFKVGPIPVIFGSGFIGTLIYLLPTLF, from the coding sequence ATGAGTATCATTTGGAGTTTATTTTTAAGTTTTATTCAAGTTGGATTATTTAGCGTTGGGGGTGGCTACGCCGCACTTCCTCTTATTCAAAATCAAATTGTTAATATTCGTGAATTAATGACATTAGCCGAATTTGCGGATCTCGTAACTATTGCAGAGATGACACCGGGACCTATTTCAATTAATGCGGCAACTTTTGTTGGAACAAAATTAAGTGGATTACCTGGTGCTTTAATCTGTACAATTGGTGTTATTATTCCATCATTCATCATTTGTTTAACATTGGCTCATTTTTACTACAAATATCGTAATTTTTCTGGTGTCCAAACCATTTTAGCAAGTTTAAGACCAGCGGTTGTGGCCCTTATTTCATCAGCTGGATTATCAATTTTAACACTTGCGATTTTCCAAGCTGAAAAACAAGATATTGTATTATCAAACTTTCGAATTGTTGAATTCTTATTGTTCGTTGTAGGATTAGTGGCCATCCGTAAATTCAAAGTTGGACCTATCCCAGTTATTTTTGGTTCGGGATTTATTGGGACACTTATTTACTTACTTCCAACGTTATTTTAA
- a CDS encoding manganese catalase family protein: protein MFKHEKQYLHPVRVERPNPQYAILLQEQLGGENGELKAALQYMSQSFRIKDPEIKDLFLDIAAEELSHMEIVAQTINLLNGHDLNYQAAVAGEVEAHVVHGLNPELVNSSGFPWTATYVNVTGDLVADLLSNIASEQRAKVVYEYLYRQIDDKYVRETIDFLLNREEAHNALFREALNKVKNTGSNRDFGVTEDSKLYFDLSSPGPKHESPNPTPPSFENPNK, encoded by the coding sequence ATGTTTAAACATGAAAAACAATATTTGCACCCTGTTCGGGTTGAACGTCCAAACCCACAATATGCCATCCTCTTACAAGAACAATTAGGTGGTGAAAATGGAGAGTTAAAAGCAGCATTACAATATATGTCACAAAGCTTTCGCATTAAAGACCCTGAGATTAAAGACCTCTTTTTAGACATCGCTGCTGAAGAATTAAGCCATATGGAAATTGTTGCTCAAACGATTAACCTGTTAAATGGTCATGATTTAAATTACCAAGCAGCAGTTGCGGGGGAAGTAGAAGCACATGTTGTGCATGGTCTAAATCCAGAACTGGTTAATTCATCAGGATTTCCTTGGACAGCGACTTATGTCAATGTTACCGGTGATTTAGTAGCTGACCTTCTCTCAAACATCGCATCTGAACAACGGGCAAAAGTTGTTTATGAATATTTATACCGTCAAATTGATGATAAATATGTAAGAGAGACAATCGACTTTCTACTCAATCGTGAAGAAGCCCACAATGCTCTCTTCCGAGAGGCCCTCAATAAAGTAAAAAATACGGGTTCTAATCGTGACTTTGGGGTAACTGAAGATTCTAAACTCTACTTTGACTTATCAAGTCCAGGACCTAAACATGAATCGCCAAATCCAACACCTCCATCATTTGAAAACCCAAATAAATAA
- a CDS encoding ISL3 family transposase, with protein MNLNVFFPENLMIQSIENNEHIILICLKSESKFNHCPLCGMKSHQVHSTYLRKPLDASILNKPVQLRIQAKKFFCLNPNCKRQIFTERFTGFLNAYRRLTIRLEEVFLQLSLSMSAEALSRFLFKLGYKRSGDALLDLLRRIDSTEKDIKNQSLTHIGVDDFSFRRGVDFGTVICDLETHRPVEILASRSTQAFKEWLEKHPSVELVTRDRATTYTKAIHLTNPNIIQVADKWHFLKNLLTVVKETISSRFPKGWFIMPESSITKKTDPATDITITNVNSISSHESLSEKEQAKWALILEIQKVYQQVGSIRQTARQLKLSRTTVAKYIQLSEPPKQIRKPRVNQFVPYLNQITQWCQEGKTARWIHEQLIHQGFKGGASSTRRKVQEIKANLPVKTSEKATEKISKKSSKLLKATKFQLTSFIWRKPTSLTQPELNLLNELFQAHADLSELYTAIQVFRDLVTMGQVFKLSQWLERYATHEIKLLREFCLRMKRDEQSISNALVYPYTNAICEGNVNRIKMIKRQMYGRASFELLRIKVLYS; from the coding sequence ATGAATCTTAATGTCTTTTTCCCTGAAAATCTTATGATTCAATCCATTGAAAATAATGAGCATATAATCTTGATTTGTTTAAAATCTGAATCAAAATTTAACCACTGTCCCTTATGTGGGATGAAAAGTCACCAGGTACACAGTACGTATCTTAGAAAACCATTAGATGCGTCTATCCTTAATAAACCTGTTCAATTAAGGATACAAGCTAAAAAGTTTTTTTGTTTAAATCCTAACTGTAAACGTCAAATTTTTACTGAAAGATTTACTGGCTTTTTAAATGCCTATCGGCGTTTAACCATTCGTCTTGAAGAGGTTTTTCTTCAATTATCATTATCGATGAGTGCGGAAGCTTTATCACGCTTTCTTTTTAAACTTGGATATAAACGAAGTGGAGATGCACTATTAGATTTATTACGACGTATCGATTCTACTGAAAAAGATATAAAAAATCAGTCATTAACCCACATTGGGGTTGATGACTTTTCTTTTCGTCGAGGGGTCGACTTTGGAACGGTTATTTGTGATTTAGAAACGCATCGTCCGGTTGAAATTCTGGCCTCTCGTTCGACTCAAGCGTTTAAAGAATGGTTGGAAAAACATCCCTCAGTTGAATTAGTGACACGTGATCGTGCAACAACTTATACTAAAGCCATTCATTTAACGAATCCTAACATTATTCAGGTTGCCGACAAGTGGCACTTTCTTAAAAACCTATTAACGGTTGTTAAAGAAACCATTAGTTCTCGTTTTCCTAAAGGATGGTTTATCATGCCTGAATCTTCAATCACTAAAAAAACAGATCCAGCGACAGATATAACGATTACTAACGTGAACTCAATATCCAGTCATGAATCATTATCTGAAAAGGAACAAGCAAAATGGGCACTCATTTTGGAGATTCAAAAGGTCTACCAACAAGTAGGCTCTATTCGTCAAACAGCCAGACAACTTAAGTTAAGTCGGACAACCGTAGCGAAGTATATTCAGTTATCTGAACCTCCCAAGCAAATACGAAAGCCCCGTGTTAATCAATTTGTCCCCTATTTAAATCAAATCACACAATGGTGTCAGGAGGGAAAAACTGCTCGTTGGATTCATGAACAACTCATCCACCAAGGGTTTAAAGGAGGAGCTTCTTCAACTCGTCGAAAAGTTCAAGAAATTAAAGCAAATCTCCCCGTAAAAACAAGTGAGAAGGCAACAGAAAAAATATCAAAAAAATCTAGTAAATTATTGAAAGCAACGAAGTTTCAACTCACCTCATTCATTTGGCGAAAACCAACGTCTTTAACTCAACCAGAATTAAATTTATTAAATGAACTCTTTCAAGCTCATGCAGACTTAAGTGAACTATATACAGCCATCCAAGTATTTAGAGATTTGGTCACGATGGGGCAAGTATTCAAATTATCTCAATGGCTAGAACGTTACGCTACTCATGAGATTAAATTACTGCGTGAGTTTTGTCTTCGAATGAAACGTGATGAGCAATCGATCAGTAACGCATTAGTTTATCCATACACTAATGCGATTTGTGAAGGGAATGTCAACCGAATTAAAATGATTAAACGCCAAATGTATGGACGAGCAAGTTTTGAACTTCTACGTATTAAAGTGCTCTATTCCTAG
- a CDS encoding ABC transporter ATP-binding protein/permease: MLQLKNIVKDYMIGDSTQKVLKGVSINFRANEFVSILGPSGSGKTTLLNIIGGLDQYTTGDLIINGVSTQKYKDSDWDLYRNKSIGFVFQSYNLIPHQTVLANVELALTLAGVSKSERRRRATEVLTKVGLADHLHKKPNQMSGGQMQRVAIARALINNPEILLADEPTGALDTETSVQIMELLKEIARDKLVIMVTHNPELAEQYSTRIIRLLDGRIQDDTSPLEIVQTPSSEKEEKGRHVSMSFLTALSLSFNNLKTKKGRTILTAFAGSIGIIGIAMILSLSSGMREYINQVQEDTLSSYPITIAQQGIDLLSTRQQHIDTLLNMSGEEEHETDKIYQGGYAADILQLASVKLSDNNLAQFKSFLESKDGQVIKDQTNAIQYGYDLDLQIYKSDTQDGMIKVNPSPLLETEQSQMMNEELGSAVGMSSTGIWTEMIDNQELLFGQYDLIAGAWPQNFNEVVVVVDDSNEISDMTLYALGLKDVEEYKEIQAAVEEGVAIDYDKYPKQSYTYDDILKQEFKLVLNSDYYEKVGDTWVDRTADETYLSTLISEKSIPIQVVGIIRPNKEAVATTISGTVAYRRDLIDYVIEKINQSEIVQEQKANATINVFTNQPFATGEFTTQEELLSQLTDEQKMMLAALPESEQVNYLKAYADTLSASYDNNLQLLGARDLNKPATISLYLKDFSSRETVTQAIEQYNEDQQKAGHDSNTIEYTDMVGLMTSSMTSIIDMITYLLIGFVSISLVVSSIMIGIITYISVLERTKEIGILRSMGASKRDISRVFNAETVIVGFAAGMIGIGVTYLLNIPINSIISHLSGVNNLAALPLGGAIVLVVISVILTMIAGLIPSRLASKKDPVIALRAE; this comes from the coding sequence ATGTTACAGTTAAAAAATATTGTTAAAGATTATATGATTGGTGATTCGACCCAAAAAGTGTTAAAAGGAGTATCCATTAATTTTAGAGCGAATGAATTTGTTTCTATTTTAGGACCAAGTGGTTCCGGGAAGACAACCCTCCTTAATATTATTGGGGGGCTTGATCAATATACAACCGGTGATTTAATTATTAATGGGGTATCAACACAAAAATATAAAGATTCAGATTGGGACCTTTATCGAAATAAGTCGATTGGTTTTGTTTTTCAAAGTTATAATTTAATTCCACATCAAACAGTATTGGCTAATGTTGAATTAGCGCTCACTCTTGCGGGGGTGTCTAAATCGGAACGAAGACGGCGTGCTACTGAGGTTTTAACTAAAGTAGGTTTGGCGGATCATTTACATAAGAAGCCGAATCAGATGTCAGGGGGACAAATGCAGCGGGTAGCTATTGCTCGGGCCTTAATTAATAACCCTGAAATTTTATTAGCCGATGAACCGACAGGTGCATTAGACACTGAAACGAGTGTTCAAATTATGGAATTATTAAAAGAAATCGCCCGCGATAAATTGGTTATCATGGTCACACATAATCCGGAATTAGCAGAACAGTATTCAACACGGATTATTCGGCTATTGGACGGAAGAATCCAAGATGATACGAGTCCATTAGAGATTGTGCAGACACCATCTTCGGAAAAGGAAGAAAAAGGTCGACATGTTTCAATGTCTTTTTTAACAGCCTTATCTTTAAGCTTTAACAACTTAAAAACTAAAAAAGGACGAACGATTTTAACGGCTTTTGCTGGGAGTATCGGAATTATTGGAATTGCAATGATTTTATCGCTCTCAAGTGGAATGCGGGAGTATATTAATCAAGTTCAAGAAGATACGTTATCATCATATCCCATTACGATTGCGCAACAGGGAATTGATTTACTCTCAACTCGCCAACAACATATCGATACTTTATTAAATATGAGTGGAGAAGAGGAGCATGAAACAGATAAAATTTATCAGGGTGGTTATGCAGCAGATATATTACAATTAGCATCGGTTAAACTTTCAGATAATAATTTAGCTCAGTTTAAATCGTTTTTAGAGAGCAAGGATGGACAGGTAATTAAAGATCAAACAAATGCGATTCAATATGGGTACGATCTAGATTTACAAATTTATAAATCTGATACACAGGATGGAATGATTAAAGTTAATCCTAGTCCACTACTTGAAACAGAGCAATCACAGATGATGAATGAAGAGTTAGGAAGTGCCGTGGGAATGTCATCGACGGGAATCTGGACCGAGATGATAGATAACCAAGAGTTACTTTTTGGGCAATATGATTTAATTGCAGGAGCTTGGCCTCAGAACTTTAATGAGGTGGTTGTGGTTGTCGATGACTCGAATGAAATTTCGGATATGACACTTTATGCGTTAGGATTAAAAGATGTTGAGGAATATAAAGAAATCCAAGCAGCGGTTGAAGAGGGAGTGGCGATTGATTATGACAAGTATCCAAAGCAATCGTATACCTATGATGACATTTTAAAGCAAGAATTCAAACTTGTCTTAAATTCTGATTATTATGAAAAAGTTGGAGATACCTGGGTCGATCGTACAGCGGATGAGACTTATCTTTCAACCTTAATCAGTGAAAAATCTATTCCAATTCAGGTGGTTGGAATCATTCGACCAAATAAAGAGGCAGTTGCAACAACCATTTCGGGAACTGTGGCCTATCGTCGTGATTTAATCGATTACGTGATTGAAAAGATCAATCAGAGTGAGATTGTCCAAGAACAAAAGGCAAATGCAACAATCAATGTATTCACAAATCAGCCGTTTGCCACAGGAGAATTTACAACACAGGAGGAGCTATTATCACAGTTAACAGACGAACAAAAAATGATGTTAGCTGCCCTTCCAGAGAGTGAGCAGGTTAATTATTTGAAAGCTTATGCAGATACATTATCAGCAAGTTATGATAATAATTTACAACTATTGGGTGCCCGTGATTTAAATAAGCCAGCGACGATTTCCCTATATTTAAAGGATTTTAGCTCGCGAGAGACTGTAACTCAAGCTATTGAACAATATAATGAGGACCAACAAAAAGCGGGGCATGATAGTAATACAATTGAATATACAGATATGGTCGGTCTTATGACTTCCTCTATGACCTCTATTATTGATATGATTACATATTTACTTATTGGGTTTGTGTCCATTTCATTGGTTGTTTCATCAATTATGATTGGGATTATTACGTATATTTCTGTTCTTGAACGAACAAAGGAGATTGGAATTTTAAGAAGTATGGGTGCCTCTAAGCGCGATATTTCACGTGTCTTCAACGCGGAGACGGTGATTGTTGGTTTTGCAGCTGGAATGATTGGAATCGGTGTAACGTATTTATTGAATATCCCGATTAATTCGATTATTTCTCATTTATCAGGTGTTAATAATCTAGCAGCTTTACCATTAGGTGGTGCCATTGTGTTAGTCGTTATTAGCGTTATCCTAACGATGATAGCAGGCTTAATTCCTTCGCGATTAGCGTCTAAAAAGGACCCGGTGATTGCACTTCGAGCAGAATAA